A region of the Oncorhynchus gorbuscha isolate QuinsamMale2020 ecotype Even-year linkage group LG02, OgorEven_v1.0, whole genome shotgun sequence genome:
CAAAAAGCATGCTGTGTGTGGCAGCGATGGGAACTCCTATCGTGACGAGTGTGTCCTCCTGATGGCCCGCTGTAAAGGACACCCTGATCTGGAGGTCATGTACCAGGGAGAATGCAAAAGTGAGGACATGCCTGTACTTCAAGAGTTATCTTGCATGTCAGCAGTTTGGTTATTTCAAATACTAATTGTGCTACTGCAGCAATATTACACACATTCTTGGATTCAAATAAGTATTCCTTTGTAGCGAAACTATATTACTAATGCTCTATGTTCATGTTCTGTCCAGAGTCTTGCTCCAATGTGGTGTGCCCAGGTACCCACACCTGTGTGACAGATCAGACTAACAGTGCCCACTGTGTCATGTGCCGCACAACCCCCTGCCCAATACCGCTGAAGTCCGAGATGCCTATCTGTGGCAACGACAACATCACCTACCCCAGCGCCTGCCACCTCCGTAGAGCCACCTGCTTCCTGGGGCGCTCCATAGGAGTGCGTCACTATGGCAACTGCACTAGTAAATCCCCTTCACTGTTCCTGATCTGTCAACACATAGCCTAAGTATAATCAATAAATTAATAAACAACCTAAATTGAATGGATTTTCTAACTTTAGATATTTTGGCATGTGTTGgatgtgttttgtcttgtgttctctctctcaggtgttcCAAGAAACACCCTGGCTTTGGAGGGCAGTGAGGAGAATTCACTCTAAAGGGACAGTTCTTGTGTGGTCCAACTGGTACTAGACTTAGCTTAGTCCACCCGGTACGAAGATTTCCAAGAGATTACCTTCGATACGTGAACCAAAATTGTCCCGATGTTCACTCACCAAGTTCTGATTTATGTTGACTACTTTTTTTACAATCACttatcccctccatccctacccccCTGTACATAGAACAATGATACATTTGATGTGGGGGAACCCGTTGGAAGTAGCCGTCTGTTCTTCCAAAAGGAAACCAATACTGTATTTGTTGATGCATGCAATGTATGTTAAATAGGATGATTTGCTCATGAAACTGTGGAGAAATATGTAGGGGGCTTTAAGTATAGGGAAATATGTGTATATTGTAAGTAAATACTGCTACTATTTATTGAAGAAGGTATCAAATCTGTTCTATTTATGTTTTGACCCTGTATACAAATCCATATATCAATAGGTCAGCTGTATTTATTGTATTTGGTTTTAAGGTACATGTATTTGAATGGCCACTGGAATTCTTTTATTTTGGCAAGTTATTTTAATTTTTGTGTATTTTTCATATCCCTAAATAAAGTGCATTGTCCCCTTAAAAGCAGCATGACAAAAAAAACTCCATTTGTTTGGATACTGGATACCACATTTAGAGGATGACAACATATTTTGTTTCAATTCACTCGAAGCAAAACAGGGTAACTGCTGTCTGTACTCCAGTGTTTGTTTGGAGGTGATGAGAGACTTAGCCAAAACAAAAGTGCACAGTATGTCTCCTCTAACTCTGCTTGCACAGAGTATGAAACTGTTTATGCTGGAGCCCAATAAAATGTATAAGCCTCCCACTGATCACTCAAATGAACAGTTTAGTTCAGTGTGCAGCAATTTTATTAGACTGTTGGTTCAACCCCAAGCCTTTACAATACCTCCACTGTTGAAGTCTTGGCTTTGTTTATTTTGTATGTTTGTGGGTAATATGAGACCAATATAATGCCATTCAGGTTGTTGAATACACTGTAATATAGTGTAACTGCAAAATCTGACAAATGTTGTTAGCCTTAACAAATTGAAAACATGATAATGCCAAATTACATTAATTTACTCAAAGTTAACTCACAGCCGAATGTATCTGTTCAACGTTTAAGTACTCGTGGCTATTTGAACCAAATGGGCAGATAGCTATTTGCAAATAGCTATTGGTTATTGTGATATGAATGAATAGTGCTGCCCACCCATTTATTCTAGATGatataatatatttttaattaaaaCAAATACTGTTTTTGAACAATTTACACTAGTTTCTTGAAAATAGAACTCAGTTTCATGTACCTGTGTTCCTACTGTGAAATTTGAATGACAAATGTATCtacttatttttgtatttttgtactGCCATTTTATCTCAACATAAACTATAGTATTTGTCATGATGCCTCTTTCATTTCTGGTGCAACTTCGACAGTCATTAAATTCATGTTATACTAGTCAGAATAATCTCTCTAGTCTAGTGCATAATTCCAGATAGAGAATTAATAACAGAGGGTAGGACAAAGCCTATCATACAAAATATCACTTACAgtaaacacatactgtatgcacAGTAATTGCCATTCTAGATTCTAGACTTTTGTCAGTCTAAAAATACACACAATAGTAAAGGCATTTATCAATGGAGTCATTTCAAGCCTCGTGGGGCGGTCGTGACAAGCTTATATGCACATTGTCTATCCCTTACTGCCTAAAGATGATCATGGCCATGGTTATGAACCTTAGTGAACCGTCTACCTTAACTACCCACATAGAGAAGCAGCAGGTGGGCTAGAGTGTTGGACGGCTTTTACTATGCTGCAACCTCTGTGCGTGCAATGGCCCTGGCAACTGACATCCCACTGACAAGCctcagaggatgggagaggagaccaGTGAAGAGGGGCGGTGGAGCATTAAAGCAAGGGCATAGGCACCCCATCTCCTGTTCCTGAGGAGCCccctctggaggagaggaggtgggtgaGGTAAGCGACAGAGGGCCACTGACTGACTCACTTTCCTATATGAAATATTGTCCTTGTTTTCTCTGCTCTGACTGAAAACCACTCCTAGACTGACTGTGCCAACATCTGGCCTGACTGGGCCAGCATCTGGTTTAACTTTGCGATATGTTATATTGTGATCCAAGGACCCTTTTAATACATTGATAATGGAATTAAAGCTTTGCTCGAACAGGCAATAACAATgttatggaaaagtggttgttTTTCTGATTTGCATGCATCTTATTTCTGCTTTTTTATTCTACTGTTTCTCTATTGTAAATGCTGTtcttttgttttctgttttgtaatTAAATGCTACATTATCAGATGGCATAGAGGGAACCCACCCATTCCCTAGTTTATAGAGTTCTGGTACAAACTGTAATGGTCTGATGATCTTGTCAGACCTGACCTCAATGTGTTTTTTATCTAAACGCTCCAATTCTTAGGAAGAAGGAGCTCTCATGCCAGCTCAGTTTTTCATATAGTGATAATCAGCATATAAAAATACAATATATGAAAGATCCTCCCTAAAATGTAAGGAATTTCATTTAAAGTTTCATTATGGAGAATGCCTGAGAAAATGAAATGTTTAAGGCATGGTTCCCAGACCATTTTTGGGATATGAGTAACCCATGTAAAGCCATTTCAATTGTCTTGTGACCCACCCAATAAACAAAACCGATGTTTAAACTGTGACCCAAAGGAGTATCTGTGACCCAATAGTAGTATAGAATACAACTTCATTGTAACTTGGTTAGAACTTAAATGTTAATTCTGCCTTCCTTTCTCCACACCGCTagatacaaacaaacacatacacacacattgagaggCACAGGGTCAGCAGCAGTACAGCACCCCCTGGATGGAGAGCAATTGTGGGGgttgagtgccttgctcaaggtcaCGAAGGCAGGAAATGTTACATGGGATCAGAGATGGCAGCAGCCTTCCAAATGCCAGTTCATGTCCATTCCCATTTTTGTGTTGCCCAGCCCGGGGCTTGAACCATGGTCTGGCTCTCTAACCTCAAGTCTACTGCCATCCCTGGTCCTCCAGGAACagctttaaagggatagtttgagattttggcaatgaagctcTTTATCGGGTTCATGTGTAAGTCTTCATAAACCAACGTGGGCCACCATAACAGCCATCCCTGTTTTGTAATATACATTCAGGAAGAACAACCTAATCCCAAACACAGTGTATTATTACAGCTAATGTCTTCTGAGTCACAACGGAAATGATGTTCCCCAATCCCAAAGTGGAGGTATAACTTCAGAGTGCACAGACCATATGAGGCATTTCAAAGCAATTGTAATTAGGTTTAGCGTGAGACCTCTGAGATTCGTAGCACACCATGATCAGGAGGTCCACAGTGTCATCTGTTTTCTACATGTAAGGGGGCAGTTCTGAAGGCCATTAAGTATTCCCTTCACTTCCTGAATGGAAGGAGTCTGCAATCCTGCTGTAGATTGTGTCATGCACTGCCGTGGATTTGACCAGAACACACTGATTTGTTGCTCTGAATCCAACAGATGCACACTGCACAAACCTCTCTGTCATGACTCATGAGCTCCAAGTAAGATGTTTCGACTTTCAAACAAACACTTGAAGCAACTCAAACACTCAAGTTTGAGAGATGTTGGGTCCATCTATTTTGATCAGAAAAAGTCTTCATTGCTCACTCTCCATGCCTCTTTTTGTCCATTTCTTGTCGTCTTGGTGCTGCAGTTGACTGACAACTTCCAGTAAGTTATGCCCAACAGTTTGATCAGCGTAGACGTCCTGACGAAAACATGCTGGGGTGCTCCCAGAGACCACCCACTCTCCACATCACGCCTTGATTTAAACAGTCCCAACCCCACATCTGAAACTGATCGATGTGACTTCCTTCCAATTTATTTCCTTTCCATATAGGTCTCCAAAGTTTATAGATATTATATGCAAAAATCTCCTTCGAAAAACGATTTATGGATTCAAATAAATTAGCCTAATATAATTTGTGGCCCAATACATTTAGAATATGACCTTTTTTGCATTAGTAGCATAGCAGATAGCTGTTTTATATAATGAGGAGTATGCACCTATCTTTGAGTCTGTTTGCAATTGACTTCAAGTACAGCAAGGGATGTATCCCTTTGATTCCATCAACAAGCCCATCTGTAAAtcgcccatccaatctacctacctcatccccatattgtttttatttacttttctgctctttttggtcaccagtatctctacttgcacatcatcatctgcacatctatcattccagtgttaatttgctaaattgtaattacttcgctactatggcctatttattgccttacctcctcatgccatttgcacacactgtatatagactttctttttttctattgtgttattgactgtaagcttgtttattccatgtgtaactctgtgttgttgtttgtgtcgcactgctttgctttatcttgaacaattcgcagttgtaaatgagaacttgttctcaactagcctacctggttaaataaaggtgaaattaaacaataaaaaaataaaaatatatatagatcACTGGGCCTTGAGATCTCTCAATAAGTGGTCAACATAAACTTGTCATCCACAGTGACAAAAAATAACATATTAGCAATTGAGGGCCATGCTTTCGATTTTGAGGGGGAAATCAGACCATCAAGACAAGGAAGTTGCGCAAAATAAAATTGTCCCCAATTATGCAACTTGTTTTTTCCTGGATGCGTCTACTGGGACAGCCTGACccctggctgtgtctgtgtgtggctggATGGAGTCAGTGAAGACGGTAGCTGGAGTGTGATATAATGTACACAGATTCTTAGCAATACATTACAGCTGTGACAGAAAACCATTTGTTTGGTCTAGGAATGGCATAGGATTACTGTTGACCTCTGCACCCTGTGATGACAAGGTCACTGATTGAACCAATGTGTGGGCACAGGTTGAATGCGTCATTGGGGGAAGTACAGTATGTTAACTGAATATTCCCAGTCTTACCCAAAGTCAACTTACGTAACTGAGTAGATCTGTACATACCTGGCAAGGTTGTTGCTCACACCATCAGCAACATCACTGCCCTACTTTCAGGTGGGCTAACTAAGACACGTGCAGTAACTATTTTATAAGCAAGAAATGGCCAAAATGCCTGCCTATTTACCACTGAAAGTTGGTTGTATTTTTTGCATAACCTTTTGACAAGTGAACATTCAGCATCCCAAATCAACATTTAGAAGATGCAAGTAAAAGGTGCCAATTTATAACAACTTGATAGCTTAACAATAAGAACACTGATCACAAAAGCAACTGCAGAGAATTCCATTTACATTCCAAAGGAACAATACACCCCCAGTGATCTCCTGGAGCCATATTGGATCCATTTCTTCTGACTACTCAAAAATCCAAGACGGGGTAGCAGTCTGTTTTGTTTTGTCATGTCCCGTCCCATGTATATGCAGTATTGTTTTCTTCGTATATATTTCGTATATATTTTTAATCTCAATTTTCATCTTCGGtctgaacatactctcctgcaacccgtctcacacaatgtggtatggatctgcaaTTTTTTACACTTTGGAACCAGAACCCCCATCAGCAGcgagccagctaactagctactagctagtagtcagttagccactgctagtggACATCACCATTAACTCAGACATCAGCCagcctcctgccagtctgcacagcgctaTATCAACcaagagcatatcggactgctttttctctaccacatctccggattcctaccccAAGCTcggaacctttacaccggatcatcgcagctagcttgCTGCTGTCTGAGTGGCTACCCCTGGCTAATGTGTctgtcccaaagcaagcaccagttagcctggagctagccttgagctaggcccatctcccagctAGCCGAAGAGGTCCTTCAACcaattcttgggctacaatacctattttgccaattggcctagACCCTTTTACTGTTGACACAGAGCACCACCGATCCATCAAGACTGGTCTGCTAACCGTCCGAGGGGGCTTCCGTTGCGACGTACCCCAAAGGCCCAACTGCTAGTCTGCTTGGCCCGGctccgctagctgtctgaatcgttGTGTCTCCAGCTTGCcaagctactcactggaccctatgatcactcggctacacatgcctct
Encoded here:
- the LOC123999329 gene encoding follistatin-related protein 3-like isoform X3, with amino-acid sequence MCWLQQSQEQRCDMVLMRGVSREECCSGGRLDTAWSNTSLPINEVSLLGFLGIVSCKPCKETCDGVNCGPGKVCTLNAGRPQCACSPDCTNISKKHAVCGSDGNSYRDECVLLMARCKGHPDLEVMYQGECKKSCSNVVCPGTHTCVTDQTNSAHCVMCRTTPCPIPLKSEMPICGNDNITYPSACHLRRATCFLGRSIGVRHYGNCTSVPRNTLALEGSEENSL
- the LOC123999329 gene encoding follistatin-related protein 3-like isoform X1, with amino-acid sequence MGFLIALFGVTVALSQMFGRYTVNAGMCWLQQSQEQRCDMVLMRGVSREECCSGGRLDTAWSNTSLPINEVSLLGFLGIVSCKPCKETCDGVNCGPGKVCTLNAGRPQCACSPDCTNISKKHAVCGSDGNSYRDECVLLMARCKGHPDLEVMYQGECKKSCSNVVCPGTHTCVTDQTNSAHCVMCRTTPCPIPLKSEMPICGNDNITYPSACHLRRATCFLGRSIGVRHYGNCTSVPRNTLALEGSEENSL
- the LOC123999329 gene encoding follistatin-related protein 3-like isoform X2; amino-acid sequence: MGFLIALFGVTVALSQMFGRYTVNAGMCWLQQSQEQRCDMVLMRGVSREECCSGGRLDTAWSNTSLPINEVSLLGFLGIVSCKPCKETCDGVNCGPGKVCTLNAGRPQCACSPDCTNISKKHAVCGSDGNSYRDECVLLMARCKGHPDLEVMYQGECKKSCSNVVCPGTHTCVTDQTNSAHCVMCRTTPCPIPLKSEMPICGNDNITYPSACHLRRATCFLGRSIGVRHYGNCTSKSPSLFLICQHIA